The Panicum hallii strain FIL2 chromosome 9, PHallii_v3.1, whole genome shotgun sequence genome has a window encoding:
- the LOC112876992 gene encoding uncharacterized protein LOC112876992 has protein sequence MEDSAHSGWKSSPTFDWRLPLDARSSVGSLLSLHRPRLELQHSSLGLRRPGPVARSSASALLGLHRPRLDLRDRRSGSGAPARSPRGPAPLPPGAPPFWIGTGPGWGDRRKDGEGGEWVPRVMKGKKLDTDIWVPPVIMKSGLKYAISLLLTGDHRSWSLHLTSHAIPCCFVPARTWLVLGARQRPTSIRVEAIAQTLPNSKLKYPLFSFQAVRLLLCNAPIM, from the exons ATGGAGGACAGTGCACACAGCGGATGGAAAAGCTCTCCAACCTTCGATTGGAGACTTCCGTTGGACGCCCGGAGCTCCGTTGGCTCACTGCTCAGCCTCCACCGCCCCCGCTTGGAGCTCCAGCACTCATCGCTCGGGCTCCGGCGCCCCGGCCCGGTCGCCCGAAGCTCCGCCAGCGCGCTGCTCGGCCTCCACCGCCCCCGCCTAGATCTGCGTGACCGCCGCTCGGGGTCTGGCGCCCCCGCTCGGTCGCCCAGAGGTCCGGCGCCCCTGCCGCCCGGGGCTCCGCCGTTCTGGATCGGGACTGGACCGGGATGGGGAGACAGAAGAAAGGATGGAGAGGGAGGAGAATGGGTCCCACGTGTCATGAAAGGAAAAAAATTAGACACTGACATATGGGTCCCACCTGTCATCATGAAGTCGGGGCTGAAAT ATGCTATCTCTCTGTTGCTCACCGGTGACCACAGGTCATGGTCTCTTCACCTGACCTCGCATGCAATCCCCTGCTGCTTCGTTCCTGCGCGAACATGGCTGGTGCTCGGCGCGAGGCAGCGACCAACCAGCATCAGAGTGGAAGCCATCGCGCAAACACTTCCAAATAGTAAATTGAAGTATCCTCTTTTCAGTTTTCAGGCTGTGCGGCTGCTTTTGTGCAACGCTCCAATAATGTGA
- the LOC112876557 gene encoding probable receptor-like protein kinase At4g10390, producing MLLQRRGLLCCGCGGSAAGVAAGGRAAAFGDTDDGQPGAKSTAAGATAARQLSWAQVEAMTGGFTSAIVGEGGFSTVYLARLAGSLAAVKVHRSSERLHRAFRQELDALLRVRHPHIVRLLAFCDQRDEGVLVLEFAPNGNLHEQLHSGGKGAAPMPWARRVSVALQVARALEYLHERCEPQVVHGDVKASNVLLDAGMGARLCDFGSARAGFSAAVARPRPSARAVLGSPGYVDPHYLRSGVVTKKSDVYSFGVLLLELLTGAQAFCDGRLLTAAVAPRISSGARAGKLVDQRLGCRYDGDEAAAMVALAAACVGENPSLRPSMGDVVRTLERNGQASISTVGRRSDSGGGKL from the exons ATGCTGCTGCAAAGGCGCGGCCTCCTCTGCTGCGGGTGCGGGGGCAGCGCCGCCGGCGTGGCCGCCGGCGGCCGTGCAGCAGCCTTCGGGGACACCGATGATGGCCAGCCCGGCGCCAAGAGCACGGCCGCCGGTGCCACCGCGGCGAGGCAGCTGTCGTGGGCGCAGGTGGAGGCCATGACGGGAGGCTTCACGTCGGCCATCGTCGGCGAGGGCGGCTTCAGCACCGTGTACCTCGCGCGCCTCGCCGGCTCCCTCGCCGCCGTcaaggtccaccgcagcagcgaGCGCCTCCACCGCGCGTTCCGCCAGGAGCTCGACGCCCTCCTTCGCGTCCGCCACCCGCACATCGTCCGCCTCCTCGCCTTCTGCGACCAGCGAG ACGAAGGCGTGCTGGTGCTGGAGTTCGCGCCGAACGGGAACCTGCACGAACAGCTCCACAGCGGCGGCAAGGGCGCCGCACCGATGCCGTGGGCGCGGCGGGTGTCGGTGGCGCTGCAGGTGGCCCGCGCGCTGGAGTACCTCCACGAGCGGTGCGAGCCCCAGGTGGTGCACGGCGACGTGAAGGCGTCGAACGTGCTGCTGGACGCGGGCATGGGCGCCAGGCTGTGCGACTTCGGGTCTGCGCGCGCGGGGTTCTCGGCGGCCGTCGCCCGGCCGCGTCCCTCGGCGCGCGCCGTGCTGGGGTCCCCCGGGTACGTGGACCCGCACTACCTCCGCTCCGGCGTGGTGACCAAGAAGAGCGACGTGTACAGCTTCGGCGTGCTGCTGCTGGAGCTGCTCACCGGCGCGCAGGCGTTCTGCGACGGCCGGCTCCTGACGGCGGCCGTCGCGCCGAGGATCAGCTCGGGCGCACGGGCCGGCAAGCTCGTGGACCAGAGGCTGGGGTGCCGGTACGACGGCGACGAGGCGGCGGCCATggtggcgctggcggcggcgtgcgTCGGGGAGAACCCGAGCCTCCGGCCGTCGATGGGCGACGTGGTGCGGACCCTGGAGCGGAACGGGCAGGCCTCGATCTCCACCGTCGGGAGAAGATCAGACAGCGGCGGCGGGAAGCTATAG